The Candidatus Latescibacter sp. DNA window TTTCGACCGTGCGCCGATTGAGTTTCTTGAACCGGTCACGGATTTTAGGGGTGACCGTGATAACTGCATCGAATATACCGGCGGTGAGAGTTTCCAGAAATCCGATAATCCATGCGACAGGTTTTGTTAAACTGCGCGGGATAAACTCCTTTACAACCATGCAGTCGGGATAATCTTCATGGACATCGCAGATTACTTTCTTTCCCCCCAGTTTCAAAAGAAGCCCCGCAGGGATCATCTCCGGGTCATGGAAATGAAAAATGTCCGGTTTTATACGCAGGGATCGTCGATAAACATCCCATGTGGTAAAGAGCATACGCCTTATTTTGCCTGGACGCACCGGAACACCATGGATATGGATTCCGTTCAGCACCTCGTCTTTTCCGTCGCGCCCGGCGACCAGGTGAACCTCATATCCCGCCTCGACGAGCGCCGCGCATTCCTTGTAGAAAATGCGGGTGTCGAAAGGTATGTGTACCGAGGTGATATGGCATACTTTCGTAACTTTTTTGTCGACAGTTAGTTCCATTACATTCCGTATCAATTGTTCTGAGGTTCAGCAAGCTGAACCCCTGCCTTTAAATGTTTCAAAAATCCTGTTAATCTTGTAAATCCTGTCAATGTATTTCATTTCCGATAAAACTCCGCAATTGCATCCACCACATACTCCTGCATCTGGGGAGCCAATTCCGGGTAAATGGGAATGGCAAGCGTATTTTTCGCCGCCGCTTCACTTTCCGGGAAATCGCCTTTTCGGTAGCCCAGCCCGGGAAAGCAATCCTGCAGGTGCAAGGGGACAGGGTAATAAATTTCGGTTCCGATGCCAAGGTCTGTAAGGTATTCACGCAGGGAGTCTCTTTCCTTTACCCGGATGACGAATTGATTGAATATATGACGATGTCCCGCAGGTACGAGAGGAAGGATTACATCCGGTATCCCCTTTTCCGAGAACAGCCCTCGATAAGTCGCGGCATTGGAGATTCTCTCTTCTGTCCACCTGTCCAGGTGACGCAGCTTGACTGTGAGAACCGCGGCCTGCAGGGCGTCCAGCCTCGAGTTGATTCCCACCAGGGAATGATAGTACTTGGGACGGGCGCCGTGCTCCCGGAGCATGGTTATCCGGTCTGCCAGGCTGGGGTCTTTCGTCGCCACCATGCCGCCGTCTCCTGCGCCTCCCAGGTTTTTCGAGGGAAAGAAGGAAAAACAACCCATGGTCCCCAGCGTAC harbors:
- a CDS encoding DegT/DnrJ/EryC1/StrS family aminotransferase — translated: MKVPLLDLKAQYAAIRNEIEPAVKEVFESQRFIMGPKVKEFEDAVARYIGAPYTVGCASGTDALLLALMALGVGPGDEVITTPYTFFATAGSIAQLSARPVFCDIRRDTYNLDPDALEALITPKTKAIIPVHLYGLTAEMGRINEIAGRHGLPVIEDAAQAIGASSPLGKAGTLGTMGCFSFFPSKNLGGAGDGGMVATKDPSLADRITMLREHGARPKYYHSLVGINSRLDALQAAVLTVKLRHLDRWTEERISNAATYRGLFSEKGIPDVILPLVPAGHRHIFNQFVIRVKERDSLREYLTDLGIGTEIYYPVPLHLQDCFPGLGYRKGDFPESEAAAKNTLAIPIYPELAPQMQEYVVDAIAEFYRK